A window from Roseburia sp. 499 encodes these proteins:
- a CDS encoding RNA-binding domain-containing protein, with the protein MDGSIINMNRLEAYRENNRIEAKKALGGLPHSLWETYSAFANTLGGILLLGVEERKDGSFLVHDLPDPQHLIDEFWSIISDSERVSRNILKPEQVRIEELDGKRIITITVPRAERRERPIYIGTDIYTGSYRRDGEGDYHCSREEIEHMKREAEEDSGRQVLEELSIHQLDENTISRYRKRLSQQRPGHMWLELPKEDFLEKIGAVGQGKDGNRYPTTAGLLMFGKERDIVKKYPCYAVDYQELRTDGIWVDLVISGTGNWTGNLYDFFEIVSEKMIKGMKLPYKGIETPVHKAICEVLVNCLVNADYEAKQGVLVQKAGKQLVFENPGTFGVDQEQAVEGGISSPRNPELIQMFHLINIGKGDGKGLSCIYSLWREQGWAMPEIREEFKPERIQVSLVVEKEEQNTGGGKKLREERRKANEVIYESQKQQVIDCVTASIQISTAQTAELLDISKASAKEVLSKMVEEGILERCGDRRNRIYRLKA; encoded by the coding sequence ATGGACGGAAGTATTATAAATATGAACCGTTTAGAAGCATATCGTGAGAATAATCGAATTGAGGCGAAGAAAGCATTGGGAGGTTTGCCTCATAGCTTATGGGAGACCTATTCTGCTTTTGCCAACACATTAGGGGGAATTTTACTCCTAGGAGTAGAGGAGCGTAAGGATGGCTCTTTTCTCGTACATGATTTGCCGGACCCACAACATTTGATAGATGAATTTTGGAGTATTATATCAGATTCGGAGCGGGTCAGCAGAAATATTTTAAAGCCGGAACAAGTGAGAATAGAAGAACTGGACGGAAAAAGAATTATAACAATTACAGTTCCAAGAGCAGAACGCAGGGAACGTCCTATATATATAGGAACGGATATTTATACCGGCTCCTATCGTAGAGATGGGGAAGGAGACTATCATTGTTCCAGGGAAGAGATTGAGCATATGAAAAGAGAAGCCGAGGAAGATTCTGGAAGACAGGTGTTAGAAGAATTATCGATACATCAGTTAGATGAGAATACCATAAGTCGGTATCGGAAAAGATTGAGTCAGCAACGTCCGGGGCATATGTGGTTGGAATTACCCAAGGAAGATTTTTTGGAAAAAATTGGAGCTGTTGGGCAAGGGAAAGATGGGAATCGATATCCTACTACAGCAGGATTGTTGATGTTTGGAAAGGAAAGAGATATTGTAAAAAAATATCCCTGTTATGCCGTAGATTATCAGGAACTGCGAACGGATGGTATATGGGTGGATTTGGTGATTTCAGGTACCGGAAACTGGACTGGTAATTTATACGATTTTTTTGAAATTGTATCAGAAAAAATGATAAAGGGTATGAAACTGCCTTATAAAGGGATAGAAACTCCGGTACATAAGGCAATTTGTGAAGTATTAGTAAACTGTCTGGTAAATGCGGATTACGAAGCAAAGCAGGGGGTTTTAGTTCAAAAAGCAGGGAAGCAACTGGTGTTTGAAAATCCGGGGACCTTTGGTGTGGATCAGGAACAGGCAGTAGAAGGGGGCATATCCAGTCCACGAAATCCGGAACTGATACAGATGTTTCATTTAATTAATATTGGAAAAGGAGATGGAAAGGGATTGTCATGCATCTATTCCTTATGGAGAGAGCAGGGGTGGGCAATGCCTGAAATTCGAGAAGAATTCAAGCCGGAGCGCATACAGGTGTCGTTGGTAGTGGAAAAAGAGGAACAGAATACCGGAGGCGGGAAAAAACTGCGCGAAGAGCGGCGTAAAGCAAACGAAGTAATATATGAGAGTCAGAAACAACAGGTAATTGATTGTGTGACTGCTTCCATACAGATTAGCACTGCACAAACAGCAGAACTTTTGGATATTAGTAAGGCTAGTGCAAAAGAGGTACTTAGCAAGATGGTAGAAGAGGGAATTTTGGAACGATGCGGAGATAGACGTAATCGAATTTATCGGTTAAAAGCATAG
- a CDS encoding TIGR03943 family putative permease subunit produces MEIPVYLFSGFMDSGKTSLIKETLIEENFGEGAKTLLIACEDGEVEYDEAELAKANTKLVMIEEEEEFTESKLKELDLQYKPDQVFIEYNGTWEMATLLEMNLPKDWIIVQSLATVDATTFDMYLTNMRAMIMEQIFQADVVIINRCDDDTPKGKFRRAIKVINRKAQIAYERADGTVDTGEMEELPYDLNKDIIDITDMDYGIWYMDALDDPRKYEGKKVRFLALVYRPEKLKKGVFVPGRFAMTCCADDIAFVGFKCKYDKASEIPHKSWITITAEMHNEFAMEYKGKGPVLYAVDVQPAEKPEDELIYFN; encoded by the coding sequence ATGGAAATACCTGTATATCTGTTTTCCGGTTTTATGGACAGCGGAAAGACATCCCTGATAAAAGAAACTCTGATTGAGGAAAATTTCGGAGAAGGGGCTAAGACTCTTTTGATTGCCTGTGAAGACGGAGAAGTAGAATATGACGAAGCAGAGCTGGCAAAGGCAAATACCAAGCTGGTAATGATTGAAGAGGAAGAAGAATTTACCGAAAGTAAGTTAAAGGAATTAGACCTACAATATAAGCCGGATCAAGTTTTTATTGAATATAATGGAACATGGGAAATGGCAACGTTATTGGAAATGAATCTACCGAAGGATTGGATTATTGTACAGTCTTTAGCAACTGTAGATGCGACTACCTTTGATATGTATCTTACGAATATGCGTGCAATGATTATGGAACAGATTTTTCAGGCAGATGTAGTTATCATTAACCGTTGTGACGATGATACACCAAAGGGAAAATTCCGTCGTGCTATTAAGGTGATTAACCGAAAGGCGCAAATTGCTTATGAGCGTGCAGATGGAACGGTAGATACCGGAGAGATGGAAGAACTACCTTATGATTTGAATAAGGATATTATTGATATTACGGATATGGACTATGGTATCTGGTATATGGATGCCTTGGATGATCCTAGAAAGTATGAGGGAAAAAAAGTACGTTTTCTGGCATTGGTTTATCGTCCTGAAAAGTTGAAAAAGGGCGTGTTTGTGCCGGGACGCTTTGCTATGACCTGCTGTGCAGATGATATTGCATTTGTAGGATTTAAGTGTAAGTATGATAAAGCATCTGAGATTCCTCATAAATCATGGATTACTATTACAGCAGAGATGCATAATGAATTTGCCATGGAATATAAGGGAAAAGGACCGGTGTTGTATGCAGTGGATGTCCAGCCTGCGGAAAAGCCGGAAGATGAGTTGATATATTTTAATTAA
- a CDS encoding helix-turn-helix domain-containing protein, translating to MKSFIGTLIKRERLKRNYSQEGLCRGICVVSYLSKIEQGKVEAGEDIISALLERLGISCETDRGFLKEAGKRIEELYEKLYAGSLVQEDVAVLQQEYNRYMASEYMLDVMLFIRLFSENEDGTETELAEYIECMSQRQYELYLYSTCEENQERLELLLKLNPNGFYLNVAGVFYWAKGEYVKAVEILNRAYQVSCEEGTAENMLSAQMMLGNCYSSMEQKELMMKHYMIAKRLARALQKTEDLSTITYNIAFTLLEWNQVEEALEYFKECSRRDALYYHKYAICMERLGEKQTAREMLKKGYATEDIEQYPIYGKMYEVVAYRLEHENYLEETEYEVILRECMKQIREQRPKGYEQFHVPYLIEVLEHQRKYKEICSLMKEFPAK from the coding sequence ATGAAATCTTTTATCGGAACACTTATTAAAAGAGAAAGATTGAAGCGAAACTATTCACAGGAGGGACTATGCAGAGGAATCTGTGTAGTCTCTTATCTGTCTAAAATTGAGCAGGGAAAGGTAGAAGCTGGAGAGGATATCATAAGTGCTTTGTTAGAACGCCTGGGGATTTCCTGTGAAACAGATAGGGGATTTTTAAAAGAGGCAGGAAAAAGGATAGAAGAGCTTTATGAAAAACTCTATGCGGGAAGCTTAGTACAGGAAGATGTAGCAGTATTGCAGCAGGAATATAACCGTTATATGGCCAGTGAATATATGTTGGATGTAATGCTTTTTATTCGTCTTTTTTCGGAGAATGAGGATGGAACGGAAACTGAGCTTGCGGAGTATATAGAGTGCATGAGTCAGAGGCAGTATGAACTATACCTGTACAGTACCTGTGAAGAAAATCAGGAGCGTTTGGAATTATTGCTGAAATTAAATCCCAATGGATTTTATTTAAATGTTGCAGGAGTTTTTTACTGGGCAAAAGGAGAATATGTAAAAGCGGTTGAAATTCTGAATCGCGCTTATCAGGTCAGTTGCGAAGAGGGAACGGCAGAAAATATGCTATCTGCCCAGATGATGCTTGGAAATTGCTATTCTTCTATGGAGCAAAAAGAATTAATGATGAAGCACTACATGATAGCAAAGCGTTTGGCAAGAGCACTGCAGAAAACAGAGGATTTGTCCACGATTACTTACAATATAGCCTTTACTTTATTGGAGTGGAATCAGGTAGAGGAGGCTTTGGAATACTTTAAGGAATGTTCCAGAAGAGATGCTTTGTATTATCATAAGTATGCTATTTGCATGGAGCGTCTTGGAGAGAAGCAAACGGCGAGGGAAATGCTTAAAAAGGGCTATGCTACGGAAGATATAGAACAATATCCTATCTATGGGAAAATGTATGAGGTAGTAGCTTATCGATTGGAGCATGAGAATTATCTCGAGGAAACAGAATATGAAGTAATACTTCGTGAATGTATGAAACAGATAAGGGAGCAACGCCCAAAGGGGTATGAGCAGTTTCATGTGCCATATCTGATAGAAGTGTTAGAACACCAACGTAAGTATAAGGAGATTTGTTCTTTGATGAAAGAATTTCCTGCGAAATAG
- a CDS encoding MFS transporter, protein MKNTLWTKNFIIITMGTIISAIGGTAMSFAMSFVVFDNSQSTLLAGIFSAVSLIPSLILPVVISPYLDRFRRKPVIVGLDCLDGILYLIFAFYLLKQPFSYPVYMVFSLVTGSTGTIYNLAYTSLYPNLIEKGFAQKGYTISGMIYPTAMVIMTPIAGFLYAKFGMATICFVEGGLLLLASAVETQIKITETCKREGKFSLKEYVNDLKEGWNYLKQEKGLCRIYAYMSITQGVSQGNSSLIIAFFQTTPGLGTALYAWFTVAEFVGRTIGGIIHYRFEIKPEKRFGFAYLVYFVYSGMDMMLLFLGYPFMLFNRAVCGFLGINSATLRESSVQNYIPDDKRAKLNAIFNTVFSLSGMIFYPFIGMLGEMFSYRVSLLMTGSLEIIFCYLIMYRGRKEVKKIYNQKY, encoded by the coding sequence ATGAAAAATACGTTATGGACAAAAAATTTCATTATAATAACCATGGGAACTATTATCAGTGCCATAGGTGGAACGGCAATGAGTTTTGCAATGTCTTTTGTTGTGTTTGATAACAGTCAAAGTACCTTATTGGCTGGAATTTTCAGTGCAGTATCTCTGATTCCATCGTTGATACTTCCGGTTGTTATATCACCTTACTTAGATCGTTTTCGGCGAAAACCTGTGATTGTAGGATTAGATTGTCTGGATGGGATATTGTATTTGATTTTTGCGTTTTATTTATTGAAACAACCTTTTAGCTATCCTGTTTATATGGTGTTTTCACTGGTTACCGGTAGTACAGGAACGATTTACAATCTTGCGTATACCAGTCTTTATCCCAATTTGATTGAAAAAGGATTTGCCCAAAAGGGCTATACGATATCAGGGATGATATATCCAACAGCGATGGTCATTATGACACCGATAGCAGGATTTCTTTATGCAAAATTTGGAATGGCTACTATTTGCTTTGTAGAAGGAGGCTTATTATTGCTAGCTTCTGCAGTGGAAACGCAGATTAAAATCACAGAAACTTGTAAAAGAGAAGGAAAGTTCTCGCTTAAGGAATATGTGAATGATTTAAAAGAGGGTTGGAATTACCTGAAACAAGAAAAGGGATTATGCCGGATTTATGCCTATATGTCAATAACGCAAGGGGTAAGTCAGGGGAATAGCAGCCTTATCATTGCATTTTTTCAAACTACACCGGGACTTGGAACAGCTTTGTATGCGTGGTTTACGGTGGCGGAATTTGTCGGAAGGACGATTGGAGGAATTATTCACTATCGTTTCGAAATAAAACCTGAGAAGCGTTTTGGATTTGCGTATCTCGTTTATTTCGTATATAGTGGGATGGATATGATGTTACTGTTTTTAGGATATCCTTTCATGCTTTTCAATCGTGCTGTTTGTGGCTTTTTGGGAATTAATAGTGCTACTTTAAGGGAAAGTAGTGTGCAAAATTATATCCCGGATGATAAAAGGGCAAAATTAAACGCAATATTTAATACAGTTTTTTCCTTATCAGGAATGATTTTTTATCCTTTCATTGGAATGCTTGGTGAGATGTTTTCCTATCGGGTTAGTTTGTTAATGACAGGCAGTCTGGAAATTATTTTTTGCTATTTGATTATGTATCGCGGAAGAAAAGAGGTAAAGAAAATTTATAATCAGAAGTATTAA
- a CDS encoding FadR/GntR family transcriptional regulator, with protein sequence MEQKSRLSDRTADSILSMITVEKRFLPGDKLPNENILSEELKVSRTTLREAIRILATGGILEIRRGRGTFVREDLEIDNPKELEPLTSTEVKVRDLYEMRLIFEPEAAYYAALRATDKEIERIVSLGAEIEERIRQEKDRTEVEQAFHKSIAKATHNEFMNQLMPVIYEGINKGVRLSKVHEEAVQATLVDHKMLMDFLKVRNAEGARNAMRIHILHAMEQLPME encoded by the coding sequence ATGGAACAGAAAAGTAGGTTATCAGACCGTACGGCAGACAGTATATTATCCATGATTACGGTGGAAAAACGTTTTTTACCGGGAGATAAACTACCGAATGAAAATATATTGTCAGAAGAATTAAAAGTAAGCAGAACAACTTTACGGGAAGCCATTCGTATTCTGGCTACCGGAGGAATTTTGGAAATTAGACGTGGAAGGGGAACTTTTGTAAGAGAGGACTTGGAAATAGATAATCCAAAGGAGTTAGAACCTCTTACTTCTACAGAGGTGAAAGTTCGCGACTTATATGAGATGCGTTTGATTTTTGAACCGGAGGCAGCTTATTATGCAGCACTCCGGGCGACAGATAAGGAAATAGAGAGGATTGTAAGTCTGGGAGCGGAAATTGAAGAAAGGATTCGACAAGAAAAGGATCGGACAGAAGTAGAACAGGCATTCCATAAGTCTATTGCCAAGGCAACGCATAATGAATTCATGAATCAGTTGATGCCTGTTATTTATGAAGGAATCAATAAGGGAGTACGTCTCTCTAAGGTTCATGAGGAGGCAGTGCAGGCAACACTTGTAGACCATAAGATGTTGATGGATTTTTTGAAGGTGCGTAATGCAGAAGGTGCTAGGAATGCTATGCGGATTCATATTCTGCATGCTATGGAGCAGTTGCCAATGGAATAA
- a CDS encoding GNAT family N-acetyltransferase, with protein sequence MIEIRAYEEKDENQWLRCRVVSFLDCSYYNDVLQEKEKYKNDTVSLVAEENGQVVGFIDIEIESQAGELCVAGEERGAVIWNLGVLPEYRREGVAVQLWNTAKEQLNKKGISYCEVWTQEDEPANHWYRSQGFVNQKEHNWLRCYARPSKKEWFLKEENIGEIYGVEEMIFEVKTERRTEVEPYCYRMDEVRLYTQKI encoded by the coding sequence ATGATAGAGATTAGGGCATACGAGGAAAAAGACGAGAATCAATGGCTGAGATGTCGCGTGGTTTCTTTTTTAGATTGTTCTTATTATAACGATGTATTACAGGAAAAGGAAAAGTATAAGAATGATACTGTTTCATTAGTAGCAGAAGAAAACGGGCAAGTCGTAGGTTTTATTGATATTGAAATAGAATCTCAGGCAGGAGAACTTTGTGTAGCAGGAGAAGAAAGAGGCGCTGTTATCTGGAATCTTGGAGTTCTGCCGGAATATCGAAGAGAAGGAGTGGCAGTACAACTTTGGAATACGGCCAAGGAACAATTGAATAAAAAGGGAATTTCTTATTGTGAGGTGTGGACACAGGAAGATGAGCCTGCAAATCATTGGTATCGAAGTCAGGGATTTGTGAATCAAAAAGAGCATAACTGGCTTCGGTGCTATGCACGACCATCAAAAAAAGAATGGTTCTTAAAAGAAGAAAATATTGGAGAGATTTATGGCGTGGAAGAAATGATTTTTGAGGTAAAAACAGAACGAAGGACAGAGGTAGAACCGTATTGTTATCGAATGGATGAAGTAAGACTTTATACTCAGAAGATTTAG
- a CDS encoding HD domain-containing phosphohydrolase, with amino-acid sequence MRYVIMDDVKPGMILGRDIYDFAARTLLSEGKELSQDLIERLKQRGYPGVYIDDEWSRDIHVEEIISMELRANAATSLRELDMDATMEASKKIVEQILEAKVISLDLMDLKAYDDYIYQHSVNVAVFSTVIGIGAGYSIDELKDLCLAAILHDLGKIMIDERILNKPGKLNAMENEIVRRHPQLAYDMLYDRWNIPSRVKNGVLCHHENEDGSGYPNGLSGDRIQPFAKIIHVADVYDALSSKRPYKEACSYSESFEYLMGGCGTLFNKEIVEIFAEYVAIYPKGTLVELSNGEQALVMKNNKDNRLRPKVKLKDGTVLDLQDMDKNRNITIVRQCGMHVMVADEISQNEKGRNQKLYHILAVDDMVSSLHRIKEILESRYKVSLVKSGQQALEFLKKKKPDLILMDVAMPNKSGIETVKEIKERFPEQIPVIFVSALHDIQTVLECRNIQAADYILKPFEPSYLKERIRIVLGEDDD; translated from the coding sequence ATGAGATATGTCATCATGGATGATGTAAAACCAGGAATGATTCTTGGAAGAGACATATATGATTTTGCAGCAAGGACACTTTTGTCAGAGGGAAAAGAACTCTCACAAGATTTGATTGAAAGGTTAAAACAGCGGGGATATCCCGGTGTTTATATTGATGATGAATGGTCAAGAGACATTCATGTAGAGGAAATTATATCCATGGAGTTGCGGGCGAATGCCGCTACATCATTGCGAGAACTTGACATGGATGCAACTATGGAGGCGTCTAAGAAAATTGTAGAACAGATATTAGAAGCCAAGGTTATTTCATTAGATTTAATGGATTTAAAGGCATATGATGATTACATTTACCAGCATTCGGTAAATGTAGCAGTATTTTCTACAGTAATTGGAATCGGAGCCGGTTATAGTATTGATGAATTAAAGGATTTGTGTCTGGCAGCGATATTACACGATTTAGGAAAGATAATGATAGATGAGCGTATTTTAAATAAGCCCGGGAAGCTCAATGCTATGGAAAATGAGATAGTAAGGCGTCACCCACAGTTGGCTTATGATATGCTTTATGATAGATGGAATATTCCATCAAGAGTAAAGAATGGCGTGCTGTGTCATCATGAAAATGAAGATGGAAGTGGTTATCCAAATGGGCTTTCAGGAGATAGGATACAGCCGTTTGCAAAAATTATACATGTGGCAGATGTGTATGATGCGCTTTCGTCGAAAAGACCGTATAAGGAAGCATGCTCCTATTCGGAGTCGTTTGAATACCTGATGGGTGGCTGCGGAACGTTATTTAATAAAGAAATTGTAGAAATTTTTGCAGAATATGTAGCAATTTATCCAAAGGGAACTCTGGTAGAGCTTTCGAATGGCGAACAAGCTCTTGTTATGAAAAATAACAAGGATAATCGTCTAAGACCAAAGGTGAAACTAAAAGATGGTACTGTGTTGGATTTACAGGATATGGATAAAAACAGAAATATTACCATAGTGCGTCAATGCGGTATGCATGTCATGGTTGCTGATGAGATAAGTCAGAATGAAAAGGGACGTAATCAGAAGCTGTATCATATTTTGGCAGTAGACGATATGGTGTCAAGCCTTCATCGGATAAAAGAGATTTTGGAAAGCAGATATAAGGTGTCATTGGTAAAGTCAGGACAGCAGGCATTAGAATTTTTGAAAAAGAAAAAGCCTGATTTAATTTTGATGGATGTAGCAATGCCAAACAAAAGTGGGATTGAGACTGTGAAGGAGATAAAAGAAAGATTTCCGGAACAGATACCTGTTATTTTTGTATCGGCACTACATGATATACAAACAGTGTTAGAATGTAGGAACATACAAGCAGCAGATTATATTTTGAAACCGTTTGAACCATCCTATTTAAAGGAACGAATAAGAATTGTATTAGGAGAAGATGATGACTGA
- a CDS encoding ATP-binding protein encodes MTDILNVLQMIVVLICLYVIVALCLKKQCTERGTLLLIMGAVFSYNLVGALTGTMARNYLHEISDMLYMLAEVYFFLGMWNLIGYLIDRPVSRRAISLATIYFSVLLMLRFTNHWHFLFYKQKSMVERDGQIYLQAEPGGWSYVYMISIMLGIWAMFLVCLFVCIKRRKENGKNEAIKYRLMLLGSMLPCMNIIGYLLGNGIYYRIEPFGLFAESMLMLLVVNRYQFLQVVESARELVIETMDIGLIIVDWDYGYLDSNAYASKVFPELAQMGRGKNIQTVISKDDEIFRNESVGELEKNKRYYEWKKSEVYLEKRQRGYAICLYDITEQKRMMERLIEMKRQAEEENEQKSIFLANASHEIRTPMNVILGISEVYMQKTQEPELKNMLYMMRNAGQRLMETLNGILDFSKIEAGKTALREEEYSLERVLEEFYFLMQERVEQRNVEFQIRIGKGVPKFLIGDSGKVRSVLMNLLSNAIKYTKEGNITLQVEVKEKETPWILFQVSDTGIGIAEQDAERIFEKYTQVGEDSEANRQGTGLGLAITQSLVELMGGTIQVETSLGTGSVFQIYLPLVKTTEECFTCMEFVPEEVEELKIQEEETEGQNCIYPEAKALVVDDMETNLMVAQGMLELYHITTKGVLSGEQALEAISEECYDILFIDQMMPGMDGVETLRKIREAGNKMPAIALTAQNVGEKVHELKEAGFTKVLTKPLKRGKLEKVLEACLKEKMQKGTLQEDKSQQDILKSYYYQVSEVAEELLELYREDLDTFLIKIHGIKGASRNIGAVMTANFAEQLETEGKTGNFTYVEEHLHEFLQSLQETLEWVKSNLEETGEEKPRKEKIETEALEYIAEKMEEFELEEAQETLRALMRYSYSAKEEKLLERLERMIINLEYEQASEAIRKFLSEE; translated from the coding sequence ATGACTGATATACTGAATGTACTTCAAATGATAGTAGTATTGATTTGTTTGTATGTTATAGTCGCATTATGTTTAAAAAAGCAATGTACGGAACGTGGTACATTGCTTTTAATTATGGGTGCAGTATTTTCTTATAATCTTGTAGGAGCTTTAACGGGGACGATGGCGAGAAATTACCTGCATGAGATATCTGATATGCTATATATGTTGGCAGAGGTCTATTTCTTTTTAGGAATGTGGAACTTAATTGGATATCTGATAGACCGACCGGTGTCAAGAAGGGCTATTAGTTTGGCAACGATTTATTTTTCGGTCCTGTTAATGCTACGTTTTACCAATCATTGGCATTTTCTGTTTTATAAGCAAAAATCAATGGTAGAACGGGATGGACAAATCTATCTGCAGGCGGAGCCTGGTGGGTGGTCTTATGTTTATATGATAAGTATCATGCTGGGTATTTGGGCAATGTTTTTGGTATGTCTGTTTGTATGCATAAAGCGCAGAAAAGAAAACGGAAAAAATGAAGCAATCAAATATCGTCTTATGTTGTTGGGGAGTATGTTGCCATGCATGAATATTATAGGATATTTATTAGGGAATGGTATTTATTATAGGATTGAGCCTTTTGGACTCTTTGCGGAAAGTATGTTAATGCTGTTAGTGGTTAATAGGTATCAGTTCTTGCAGGTGGTAGAGAGTGCAAGGGAACTTGTGATAGAAACTATGGACATAGGACTGATTATTGTGGATTGGGATTATGGATATCTGGATTCCAATGCATATGCTTCTAAGGTATTTCCGGAATTAGCTCAAATGGGACGGGGAAAGAATATTCAGACGGTAATTTCAAAGGACGATGAAATTTTTCGGAATGAATCCGTGGGAGAATTAGAAAAGAACAAAAGATATTATGAATGGAAGAAGTCAGAAGTATATCTGGAAAAACGTCAAAGGGGATATGCTATTTGTCTTTATGATATTACAGAACAAAAAAGAATGATGGAACGTTTAATCGAGATGAAGCGTCAGGCAGAAGAAGAAAATGAGCAAAAGAGCATATTTCTTGCCAATGCCAGTCACGAAATTCGTACTCCTATGAATGTGATTCTGGGAATTAGTGAAGTTTATATGCAAAAAACCCAGGAACCAGAACTGAAAAATATGTTGTATATGATGCGAAATGCAGGACAGCGCTTAATGGAAACGCTTAATGGAATTCTTGATTTTTCCAAAATAGAGGCAGGAAAAACGGCATTACGAGAAGAAGAGTATTCTTTGGAAAGAGTGTTGGAGGAATTCTATTTTCTGATGCAGGAAAGAGTAGAGCAACGAAATGTGGAATTTCAGATTAGAATTGGCAAAGGAGTTCCTAAATTTTTGATTGGGGACAGCGGAAAAGTACGTTCTGTACTGATGAATCTTTTGAGTAATGCAATTAAATATACCAAAGAGGGAAATATTACATTACAAGTAGAGGTGAAGGAGAAAGAAACACCATGGATTCTGTTTCAGGTCAGTGATACAGGGATTGGTATAGCCGAACAGGATGCAGAGCGGATATTTGAAAAGTATACACAGGTAGGAGAAGACAGTGAAGCGAATCGACAGGGAACAGGTCTTGGACTTGCCATAACGCAAAGTTTAGTAGAGTTGATGGGAGGTACGATTCAGGTAGAAACTTCTTTGGGAACAGGAAGTGTATTTCAGATTTATCTGCCATTGGTAAAGACGACGGAAGAGTGTTTTACATGTATGGAATTTGTTCCGGAAGAGGTAGAAGAACTGAAAATACAGGAAGAAGAGACAGAAGGACAGAATTGTATTTATCCGGAGGCAAAAGCTTTGGTAGTCGATGATATGGAAACAAATCTGATGGTAGCGCAGGGAATGTTGGAATTATATCATATAACGACAAAAGGTGTATTGTCCGGTGAGCAGGCGTTGGAAGCAATTTCGGAGGAATGTTACGACATTTTGTTTATTGATCAGATGATGCCGGGGATGGATGGTGTGGAAACATTAAGAAAGATCCGGGAAGCCGGAAACAAAATGCCGGCAATAGCGTTGACAGCACAGAATGTGGGAGAGAAAGTACATGAATTAAAGGAAGCAGGTTTTACAAAAGTTCTGACGAAGCCCTTGAAACGAGGAAAGTTAGAAAAGGTATTGGAGGCATGCCTAAAAGAAAAAATGCAGAAGGGTACCTTGCAAGAAGATAAAAGTCAACAGGATATTTTGAAGAGTTATTACTACCAAGTATCAGAAGTTGCAGAGGAATTATTAGAATTGTATCGGGAGGATTTAGATACTTTCCTAATAAAGATACATGGTATTAAAGGAGCGAGCAGGAATATCGGAGCTGTTATGACAGCAAATTTTGCAGAACAGTTGGAAACTGAGGGAAAAACAGGAAATTTTACATATGTAGAGGAGCATTTGCATGAGTTCTTACAGTCTCTTCAAGAAACGCTTGAATGGGTGAAAAGTAATTTAGAAGAAACAGGAGAGGAAAAGCCCAGAAAAGAGAAAATAGAAACAGAGGCATTAGAATACATTGCAGAAAAGATGGAAGAGTTCGAGTTAGAGGAGGCGCAGGAAACACTGCGTGCATTAATGAGATATTCATATTCGGCTAAAGAGGAGAAATTGCTAGAGCGATTGGAGCGGATGATTATAAATCTGGAATATGAGCAAGCGTCAGAAGCAATTCGCAAGTTTTTGTCAGAGGAGTAG